Genomic segment of Desulfobacterales bacterium:
CATAAATGCCGGCCTCCTTGGGAATACCTCCCAAAATGGCCGTATCGGCGTGCCCAACCAGAATGTTCAGATAAATGGGATTTTTTCGGTGGGTAATGGCGGTTATCTTTACCGACGGCGACCAGCGCTGTGGTCCGTAATAGCCTGTAAACTCCCCAAAGGGACCTTCGGCGTCCCGCTGGTTGGGTAAAATCTCCCCTTCAACGATCACTTCGGCATCGGCCGGCACCAGTAACCGTTCGCCGTATGTTTCGGAAGGGACCAGTCTTAAGGGTTCTCCGATGATGCCGCCGATGGTCTCATACTCGTCAATCTCCATGGAACTGATGGCTTCCGAACCCAGATAAAACCCGGGATGGTGTCCCAGGACATGGGCGATCGGCAAAGCCTCGCCTTTTTCCTGGGCCCGCATGTAGTAGTTCCATAAATGTCGCGGCGACATCCATATCCGCGATTCGGTCTTGCCGGCAACGATCATGCGATGATGCGATGAGTTATAGTTTTTCCCGGTATCCGGGTCCGCCGCCACCACGGCATCGGGCAAATAGGGGTAGCCGTCCATCTCATGGTGCGTTACCACCGGCAGGTCCCTTAAATCGACGGCATCTCCAGTGATAATCACCTCTTTTACGGGGGCATCGGCCCGGCCGACCATGACCGGTTTAATCGGCTTTAAGGACCTTTCTGCAAACTTAAAGCTGGTCTCCATGCGCCACTGGTCCTTGTCCAGTCCCAGCGCAACAGCACAAAACTGGCGCATGGCAAAAATATTTGTTGCCACCTTAAATCCACTCTTCTTCCCCTTAACGTTTTTAACATTTTCAAAAACGAGAAGGGGAAACCGGCCTTCATTTTCAAGTTTTTGTTGAATCGCCGTTATTTCAAATTTTGGATTAACCTCCTTTTTTATAACGACACACTCTTCCGGCATTGCCGCCTGCAGCTCATGAATGAAAGTTCGCAAATCCTTTGCCATAAAGCGTTCCTTTCTAATATAAACAGAATATTGCCGAATCTAGTATCCGGTTTGCCCCAGCGAATTAATTTCCGCGCATGGCGTCAGTGACGACGCCTAATTCTAATTGGCGGCAATAAACCGGAACTGACATAATTGCCTGTTGAACATTGCGCATAAACTTTTTGCCAATGTTTTTTTGACTTTCTACGATTAGAACGGAGCTATTGTCAATAGTTGTGTATAAAAGGTTGCATGCTGTTGACCATGATCGAATGCAGGCATCGTAAAAGATTCCTGTATATTTGTGATTTCGGATGATGTATATAAAAAATTTATTTGCAATGGAAGATAAGGGAATAATAATGAACGGCGCAGAGGTTATTATACAGCTATTTAAGGAATATCAGGTTGATGTGATCTTCGGGGTTCCCGGAGATACCAGCATCAAACTTTACGAAGCGCTATACAATGCCGGCTCCGCAATCCGCCATGTCATGGCCAGGGATGAGCGTTCAGCTTCTTTTATGGCGGATGTTTACGCACGCCTTTCGCATAAACCCGGTATTTGTGAATGCCCCAGCGGCGCCGGCGCCCTCTATTCCGTGCCGGGTGTGGCCGAGGCAAATGCGAGTTCAATACCCGTTATTCTGATTACCTCTGACATCCCACTGTCCGGCGAAGGGAAAAAAACGATCACGGAACTGGATACCCAAAGCCTTTTCG
This window contains:
- a CDS encoding UbiD family decarboxylase yields the protein MAKDLRTFIHELQAAMPEECVVIKKEVNPKFEITAIQQKLENEGRFPLLVFENVKNVKGKKSGFKVATNIFAMRQFCAVALGLDKDQWRMETSFKFAERSLKPIKPVMVGRADAPVKEVIITGDAVDLRDLPVVTHHEMDGYPYLPDAVVAADPDTGKNYNSSHHRMIVAGKTESRIWMSPRHLWNYYMRAQEKGEALPIAHVLGHHPGFYLGSEAISSMEIDEYETIGGIIGEPLRLVPSETYGERLLVPADAEVIVEGEILPNQRDAEGPFGEFTGYYGPQRWSPSVKITAITHRKNPIYLNILVGHADTAILGGIPKEAGIYEEIKRAVPGVKGVHFPISGCCRFHAYISLQQRVDGEGIVAGMAAFPHHDELKHVIVVDDDVDPFNEREVMWAMATRVQPDLDINIIKNARGGTLDPSAVKHAVGGKMIVDATRPVTRPFSERINIPAEIMKRIDLKDYLP